ACGGTCAGCATACCGACCATAGGCATTGGTGCCGGGCGTTACTGTGACGGACAGGTTCTGGTATTCCATGATCTCCTGCGGTATGCCTCTCCTTACCGGGAGAAAAAATTCGTCAAAACCTACGCCGATGTAGGCTCCCTGATCCGCGAAGGCATCACCAGCTATGTTCAGGAAGTGAAGAACCGCTCGTTCCCTGCCGAGGAGCATGTGTTTAGCGCGGACGAGACTGTTCTGGAATCTTTATACGGCAATGCCGGCAAAGGAGCGAAATAAAATGAGAGTGATCCGAACGATTGCTGAACTGCGCGAAGCGCTTGAATATATGCGTGAAGGGGGCCATGGCCCTGTTGGTTTTGTGCCCACCATGGGATATCTGCACGAAGGACATGCCAGCCTGCTGCGTAAGGCAGGGGAGAAGAGCGGCACGGTGGTGATGAGTATTTTCGTCAATCCGCTGCAGTTTGGACCGAATGAGGATTTTGCTTCCTATCCGCGGGATGAACAGCGGGATCTGGAGCTGGCTGAACGTGAAGGTGCGGATTTGGTGTTCATCCCCAGTGTAGAAGAGATGTATCCGCAGCCGATTCGTACAGGCGTAACGGTCTCCTCGCTTACGTCGCAGCTCTGCGGCGCTTCGCGTCCAGGACATTTTGACGGAGTAACTACAGTGGTCAGCAAGCTGTTCCATATTGTGCAGCCGGATTATGCCTTCTTCGGACTGAAGGATGCCCAGCAGGTAGCTGTTCTCCGCCGGATGGTGTCAGACCTTAACATGAATGTGGACATTATCGCCTGTCCTATTGTGCGCGAGGAAGACGGGCTGGCGCTTAGCTCCCGCAATGTCTATCTGAGCAGCGAGGAGCGCAGACAGGCGCTGGTATTGTCTCGTTCCCTGCGCGAGGTGCGCCAAGCTATGGAAGAGGGCAGCATTCGTACGGTAAATGAAGCTCGGGCACTGCTGGTCTCGGTCATTTCTGCATCGCCGCTCGCAGTGATTGATTATGCAGAAATTCTAACCTTCCCTGATCTGGAAGAGCTGGAAGGCGGCAGCAGGCTGACGGATGCGGGCGGAGAGGTTATAATGGCTCTGGCCGTGAAGTTCGGCAGAACCCGTCTGATTGATAATAATGTATTTATTCCTAAGGAGGCACACGCTTTTGTTTAGACATATGATGAAATCCAAGATCCACCGGGCAACAGTCACTGAAGCCAATCTCAATTATGTGGGCAGCATTACCATTGATGAGGATCTGATGGAAGCTGCAGACCTGCTGGAGAATGAAAAGGTGCAGATCGTGGACAACAATAACGGCTCCCGCCTGGAGACTTATGTCATTCCGGGTCCGCGCGGCAGCGGCGTCATTTGTCTGAATGGGGCGGCGGCGCGTCTGGTACAGCCCGGAGATACCGTAATTATTATTTCCTACGCTGTGGTGTCCTCTGAAGAGCTGGCAGCGCATAAGCCGACGGTGGTGTTCGTAGATGAAGGCAACAAGCCGGTGAAGCTGGCGGATCATGAGATTCACGCCACAATTGCCTGAAGTCCGCGCTTTGAGCCATGTAATCAATGGCAGGGATGAAGACCCCCGTACTTGCTGATAATGAACTTAGGCAAGCTTAAGCTGACTTCATTATCAGTAAGGGTGGGATGTCCGGTGTTTCAACATTTATTTGCTGAGATGAACAAGATGCTCCAGGAGATCAAAACCGACTATCCTACTGCGGAGGGTGCCCGCCGAAGCGATCTTTTATCCAAGTATAATATGCTCCACCGAATCAGTGATACTGTAATGGATGAGTGGCTGCTCTTCGCCGAGAAGCTGAGCGAGTTCCGGGAACAGGCCGATTTCCAGACTCCGCCGGAGGAATTGCCGGAGGAGGAAGCGCCCGAGCTTGCGATGGATGCTTTTGTCAGGGGCCAGGGCTATTACAAGCTGCTGATGTACCGCAAGTGCATTGAACAGTTCAGGGAGGTTACGGCTAAGTATCCGGACAGCCTCGCTGCCCGCCTGTATTTGGCTATGGCTTATCTGCAGGAGGGAGAAGGCGACACCGCCTGGGGACATCTGAACCACATGCTGGGCCTGATCCGTGAAGTGAAGCTGAAGGCAATGATCTATAATGCGCTGGGCTGTATCCGGGCTTCCCAGGAACGCTTCAATGAAGCCAGTGAGCTGTTCAGCCTGTCTCTGCTGCATGACCCGGATCTGCCGGAGCCGAATGTGAATCTGGAGGTATGCCGCAGGCGGGGCGGGAAGCTGGAGTTTGGCCATCAGCTGGTTTCGCTATTATAACTTATCCTCGGTTTCTTTAGGCGATGCGCCCCGTTTCCCGGGGTGTGCATCGCCTTTTTTCGTAACTTCTGTTATGCTGATAAAGAGTCTCAAGTGAAAGGGAATAGAACTTATAATGAAATTTGCCGTGCTTGATTTTGAAACTACGGGAACCCAATCTGTGGGAGAGATCATCCAGGTTGGCCTTGCCATTATAGAAGAAGACGGGACGATCTCCCGGGTGTATGGTTCCTACGTCAAGCCCGGAGCGCCAATTCCTCCTTTTATTACGGGCCTGACCGGAATTACAGACAGCGATGTACAGGATGCGCCGGAGCTTGATGAGATGATGATGGAGCTGGTGCCGCTGCTGGATGATGTGGTCCTTGTCGGACACAATGTAGCGTTTGATTTTCATTTTTTGCAGAATGCGCTGGACCGCTGCGGCTACCTGCCGTTTCAGGGGCGGATTCTGGATACCATCGATTTTCTCAAAATATGCTTTCCCTCGCTGAGCACCTATCAGCTAGGCGCAGTAAGCAGCCACTTCGGCATTACGCATGACCGTCCTCATCAGGCGGACAGTGATGCGCTTGCCACGGCTATTGTGCTGCTCAAATGTCTGGAAGAGCTGCACAGTCTGCCGCTGCTGACCATTCAGCGGCTGAATGAGCTGTTCGCAGACGAAGACAGTGATTTGGCCTGGTATTTCGACGGTCTGCTGCGGGAGCGGGAGATGGAGACCTTTCAGCCGGAAGGAGAGCTGAGCTTCTACCGCCAGCTTGCGCTGGCTGTGGGGGACTGGGCGGAGCTGGCTACGCCCCGGGAGGAAGGAAGCGT
The window above is part of the Paenibacillus sp. FSL H8-0048 genome. Proteins encoded here:
- the panC gene encoding pantoate--beta-alanine ligase, whose amino-acid sequence is MRVIRTIAELREALEYMREGGHGPVGFVPTMGYLHEGHASLLRKAGEKSGTVVMSIFVNPLQFGPNEDFASYPRDEQRDLELAEREGADLVFIPSVEEMYPQPIRTGVTVSSLTSQLCGASRPGHFDGVTTVVSKLFHIVQPDYAFFGLKDAQQVAVLRRMVSDLNMNVDIIACPIVREEDGLALSSRNVYLSSEERRQALVLSRSLREVRQAMEEGSIRTVNEARALLVSVISASPLAVIDYAEILTFPDLEELEGGSRLTDAGGEVIMALAVKFGRTRLIDNNVFIPKEAHAFV
- a CDS encoding tetratricopeptide repeat protein codes for the protein MFQHLFAEMNKMLQEIKTDYPTAEGARRSDLLSKYNMLHRISDTVMDEWLLFAEKLSEFREQADFQTPPEELPEEEAPELAMDAFVRGQGYYKLLMYRKCIEQFREVTAKYPDSLAARLYLAMAYLQEGEGDTAWGHLNHMLGLIREVKLKAMIYNALGCIRASQERFNEASELFSLSLLHDPDLPEPNVNLEVCRRRGGKLEFGHQLVSLL
- the panD gene encoding aspartate 1-decarboxylase, with product MFRHMMKSKIHRATVTEANLNYVGSITIDEDLMEAADLLENEKVQIVDNNNGSRLETYVIPGPRGSGVICLNGAAARLVQPGDTVIIISYAVVSSEELAAHKPTVVFVDEGNKPVKLADHEIHATIA